CTGCTGACCGACGACAGCTACGCCTGTGTGCGCACCGACGCCGACCTCGCGTGGCGCGAGGAACGCTCCGACGAGGCCGCCGGACCCGAAGCCACCGCCCGGCTCGTCCTCGACGCGGGCGAAGAGACGGTCGCGGTGCTGGACTCGGTCGACGGGCTCACCTGCCCCGGACCGACTCCCGAGACCTTCCGGCATCGTTACAGGCGGGGCGACGACAAGCGCATCCACGTCTTCGACCGCGACGGCCCCGTCGGTCGCTACGCCGGCATCTCGGCGATGAAGGCCAACGCCTACCGGCCAGTTCCCCTGCCGCTGGTGCCCGAACACCATCTGCGCGAGAACCCACGCTTGGCCCGTGCGTGGAGTCTCGCGGTCGTGGACCCTGACGGCGAGTTCCTCGAACGTGGCGAATCCGAAGCCGGGGGACGCTATCTCGACGCCGACACTACCGAGGTCGCCACGACCGACGAGAGCGACGACACCAGCAACCGACCGGCCTGAGGATGCCCCGCGAGAACCCCGTCTCGCGCGAACGCGGTCACTGTCCCTGCTGTGGATACCGCACGCTCCCGCCCGGCAGTCCCGGTTCCTACGAGGTCTGTCCGGTCTGCTACTGGCTGGACGACCTCCTCGGCTTTTACTACCCGGAGTCGCCGAACGACTACAACCACGTCTCGCTGGCGACCGCCCGCGAGAACGTCCGGGCGTACGGGGCGTGTTCTCCCGACGTGGTCGACCGGACTCGGGAGCCACGAGAGAACGAGGCACGCGACCCGAACTGGCCCTACGACGAACGCTCCCGCGATTGACCGCGCCTGTGCCGACCTACACCTCGACCGTCTCGCCGAACTCTGGCGCACTCGCCTCGTACCCGTCCGCCCGCAACTCCTCGGCGAACGCGCCGCACCGGTCACCGTGGTTCACCAGCACCTCGCTCTCTCGGTAACTGTCGAGGAAGGCCAGTAGGCCCTCGCGGTCCGCGTGCGCCGAGAAGTCGTAGCTCTCGACCTGCGCCGAGACCGGCATCCGGCGACCGTCTATCTCCGCACTGCCGGTGTCCAGGAGGTCCCGGCCGGGCGTGCCCTCGACCTGGTAGCCAGTCATCGTGATCTTGTTCGTCGGTCGCCCGCGAATCTCCGGGATGTAGGTCATCGCGGGACCACCGGAGAGCATCCCGCTTGTCGTGACGATCACCGTGTTCTGATCGGCGATGCGCTTGCGCTGGCCGTCTCGCCCGGTGACGAACCGGGCGTTCGACTTCGCCCGGCGCAGGGCCTCTGGATCACGGACGTAGTCGGGGTAGTTCCGGAACAGGTTCGTCACGCGCTTGCCCATCCCGTCCACGTAGCAGTCGATGTCGTGCGCCTCGCAGACGAGCATGACCTCCTGCGTCCGCCCGATGGCGAACGCCGGGACGACGACCGTGCCACCCTCCCAGACCGTGGTCCGGAGGCTCTCGGCGAACCGGCGTTCGATCTCTCTCCGGTCGTCGTGGAGCACGTCCGAGTAGGTCGATTCGCAGATGACCACGTCCGCGTCGGGCCTGTCGGTCGTCCCCGACAGGAGTCGCTGGTCGTCGGTGTGGAAGTCGGCGGTGTACAGCAGGCGGGTGTCGCCGTCCGACACGAGGACGTGCGCACTGCCGGGGATGTGGCCCGCCGGGTAGAACGTCACCTCGTACCCGGCCGCCTCGAACGTCTCGCGGTAGCCGTGTCGGACCGACACCTCCGACAGACGGCGGATCTCCTCCTCGGTGAACGGACAGTCGTAGCTCCCGCCGTGGAGTTTGAGGGTGTCACGGGCCAGCAGTCGCGTCAGTTCGGCAGTGGGCGGCGTCCAGTGGATCGGCGGCCGACGGTCGCCGGAGAGCAGAGAGGGGACCGCGCCGACGTGGTCGAGGTGGCCGTGGGAGACGACGACCGCGTCGGGGTCGACGCCGATCCCACCCCCGCCGGACAGCCCCGCCGGGAACTGCGGGCGCGTCCCGGTCAGCAGGCCGAAGTCCAAGAGCAGGGAGTCGTCCACGGCGATGGCACTCCGCCCGACCTCGCCCGCCCCGCCGAGGAACTGAATCTCCATCGAGCAACGGTAGTGGGAGCGAGGGTTTGGATTCGTCGCTTTCGACCGGATCGGCGGTGGCCGGCGACCACGACAAGCGGTCGGGTGTCTGTCAGACCGCGACCGGTTCGGATCGCTCGCGGTACGACTCGTAGACACGCTCGGCCCACTGTCGGGCGATCTCGGAGTCGGTATCGACCAGCACCCGGATCGCACCGGTCTCCTCGTCGTACCCCGCGATCGCCACCCGGTCGTCGAACACTGCGAGTCCGTAGGGGAGCGCCTCACGGGTCCGAAGCGTCAGGTGGCCGGTCTCGCTGGCGCGCTGGACACGCTCGGGGAAGCGTTCCCGGAGGTGTTCGACCGTGTCCGGCAAGGAGATGACCTCCACCTCGGTCTCGGCGAACAGTCGGTCGTACGCCCCGGTCAGTCCCGGTGGGACGATGTGTGTCGTGTTGAACGCCCGGAGCGTCTCGGTTCCAGCGAGCAACGAGAGGAACCGCGAGAGCGGCGCGTGCGGGTCGTCGGGTGTCGCGGTCGTGACGGTCGCGTCCGCGAAGGGCGCGACGACGAACTCCCGATGGTCCGGACAGATAGCGTCGAGCAGTGGGCCGAGTCGCCGTGTCGTCCGCACCCCGCGCTCGAATCTGACGACCTCCTCCGCGAGCGCGACGCCCTCGCCGGTGAGGTGGAAGGTCCCGTCCCGCCGCTCTGCCAACCCGTGATCGAGGAGCCAGCGCGTGAACCGGTGGCTCGTCGCCCGCGAGACGTCGAGACGCGATTCGAGTCCGGTCCTGTCCAGCGGTTCGTCGTAGAGTGCCTCCAGTAGCTCACGGTGCCGAAGCACCTCCAGGAGGTCGTCGGTCGACAGTCGCTCTGCGGTCTGCCAGTCGTCGGCGACGACCGACGCCAGTTCCTCGGTGGTCCGGAGGAGTTCGTCGAAGAGTGGGTTCGACATGGGCTGGTCCGTCTCTCGTGAGACAGTTCGACACCATCCGACTTAACCGTGTCTCAGGGCCTGAGACGGCTCTCACACCGTATCGTCTGGCTCGGCAGATGACTATAGACCGACACAGCACGTCTGGCGAGATATGAGTTCGACGACCCCGAGCGAGCGAGGTGTACAGACGACAGTTTCGACAGACACCGAGGCGTTCGTGGAGCGCCTCGTCACGGCTGTCGCGGGTGCCTTCGACGTGTACGCCGTCTACCTCGGCGACCGACTCGGCTTCTACCGCACACTCGCCGACGCGGGGCCCCTGACGACGACCGACCTCTCCGAGGCGACCGACTGCCACGAGCGCTACGTCCGGGAGTGGTGTGAACAGCAGGCCGTGACAGGCGTGTTGACCGTGGACGACCCGTCTCTCCCGGCTACGGACCGACGGTTCGACCTCCCGGACGCCTTCGTGGAGGTGTTGACCGACGAGGAGAGCCTCCAGTTCCTCGCACCACTCGCGCAGGTGTTCGTCGGTGCGGTCCACCCGATACCCCAGGTCGCCGAGGCGTACCGAACCGGTGAGGGCGTCCCCTTCTCCGCGTTCGGTCACGACATGCACGAGGGACAGGGGCGGATGAATCGCCCCGCCTTCCGGCATCTGCTCGGGACGGAGTGGCTTCCCTCGCTCCCGGACGTGGACGAACGACTCCGCCGACCCGGTGCGCGTGTCGCCGACATCGGTCTCGGACACGCCCACTCGGCGATCGGTATCGCCGAGGCGTACCCGACCGTGAGAGTCGACGGCTACGATCTGGACGCCGAATCGGTGCGTTCCGCCCGCCAGCACGTCGCCGAGGCCGGACTCGCCGATCGGATCACGGTCGAACTGCGTGACGCGGCAGGGGTGTCGGCGACCGAGACTTACGACCTCGTGACGGCCTTCGAGTGTGTCCACGACACGAGCGACCCGGTGTCGGTTCTCCGGACGATGCGGGAGTTGGCGGGCGACGAGGGCACCGTCCTCGTGATGGACGAGCGCGTCGGTGACGCCTTCGGCGAGGAAGCCGAGTTCGACTGGTTGATGTACGGCTGGAGTATCCTCCACTGTCTCCCGGTCGGGCTGGTCGAGGAGCCAGCAGTCGGCACTGGGACCGTGATGCGCGCCGACACGCTCCGGGAGTACGCCGAGCGAGCCGGGTTCTCGGCGGTCGAGATCCTGCCGATAGAGACCGACTTCTTCCGGTTCTACCGGTTGACGCCCTGAGAGTCGGGAGCTGATACCGCGAAGACGAGGGCCGGATGTGACCCAAGCACGACCGAGACCCGGCGCGTGCGCGACTCCGACGCGCACGCGAGGGAGGCGGGGGTGGGCGGTGCGGAGAACCCCCGCCGAGGCTGGGGAGGACCGAGGTGCGGTTGCTGTGCTGTCGGCAGTTGCGGTGTTGTACTGTCGGCAGTTGCGGTGTTGTGCTGTCGGCAGTTGCGGTGCTGTGCTGTCGCGATGCTGTAGAGTTGCGGTCACAGCTACAGTCGTGACACTCCCGAGCCGAGACCACGGTCTCGGGAGACCGGGCCACCGGAGACGACCGCCTCGAAGACGGCGACCAAGAAGACGACCACCTCGTTCCAGTCAACCCGCCGTCGGCAGTTTCTCGCCCGGCCGGAACGCCTTTGCGACAACCGACCGCACCACTGGTCAATGTTCGGCGACCAGGAGCGGGTGACGGTCCGAGAACTGATGACCGACGACATCGAACGCGTCTCGGCGGGGGCGTCGGTCGGCGAGGTCCACGAGTGGCTGACCGAGAACGGGTACACCGCCGCTCCGGTCGCGCGTGACGACCCGCCGCACCTCTACGTCACGCGTGCGGACCTCGACGAGGCACTGCCCGGTGCGACCGACGACCCGGTCTACAAACACGCCGAACGCGTCGGCCTGGAAGATCTGGTCGCACCCGACGCGGAGTTCGGCGAGTTGCTCGCCGAGTTGGAGGAGCGCCCGGTCTACTTCGTCGGCTGGCACGGCGAGGTCGTCGGCGTCGTCTCGCGCTCCGATCTGAACAAACCCGCCGCCCACGCCTTTCTCTACACCCGCGTCGGCGAACTGGAGATGCGCCTCCGTGATCTGGTGGACGCCGAAGCCGACTGGGAGGGCACCCTCGCCACCGAACCGGCCCGTGACCACGACGGCTGTGAGACCGAGTACGACGCCGTCCTGCAGTCCTACGAGTCCTACGAGGACGCCGACATCCAACTTCGGCCGATCGACTACACGACCTTCTACCAACTCCAGAAGTGCCTCCGGGCCAGCCCCGAGGCGGTCGAAGAACTCCCGTTCGCCGACACTGACGAGGCCGACGACGCAGTCGACGCCATCCGAAACCTCCGCAATCATGTCGCACACTACGGCAACGTCGTCCACAACGTCGACGAGACGTACCTGAACTCGGGCCGGAACGTCCACGAACTCTCCGAGTTGTACGCGACGATGACGGAGACGCTGGAAGCGCTCCGCGACTGGTCGGATCGGGAGACCGGCGAGCGCCCGGTGGGTCAGGCGAGCGACTGAGCCGGCGTCCGCTCGGTCGTCCACTACCGCCGCGAGACGTCCGAGACTGTGCAGGTCGTCATCGAAACTACCGTACCTCCGGTGTCCGAAGGACGGTCAATGCCAACCGACTCCGGGAGTAGCAAGTCCGACCGTCGGCGTCGGAGCGTCCGCCAACTGCTGTTCGTCATCGCCGGCTCACACACCGGGGCGTTCATCGGCTCGACCGTCCCGACCTTCGGCCTGCCGGGTGACGTGTTCTCGGTCCTCCTCTTGGGGTTCCTGTTCGTCCTGCCGTTCGCCGTGGACTCGAACTGGGAGTGGATCGAGGGGAAGTACTTCGCGCTGTTCCCGGTCGAACCCGACGGCGAGTAGCTGAGTGACCGCACAGCGTTCGCCCGACGACCAGCTACTTCCGGGTGACCGCCGCCCGCTCGACGGCTACTGTCCCGCGTCGTCCAACATCGCCAGGGCGTCTCGGTCGGACTCGCCGGCCTGGATCGCCCACAGGGTCGCGTACAATCCGCCTGCCGCCACCAACTCGTCGTGGGTCCCGCGTTCGACGATCCGTCCGCCGTCCAGTACCACGATCAGGTCGGCCGACCGGACCGTCGAGAGTCGGTGTGCGATGACGACCGTCGTTCGATCGGCAGTGAGGTCGGTCAGCGCACGCTGGATGTACGCCTCGGTCTCGGTGTCGACCGCCGAGGTCGCCTCGTCCAACACGAGGATCGCCGGGTCACGCAGCATCGCCCGCGCGAGCGAGAGTCGCTGGCGCTGGCCGCCGGAGAGCTTCACCCCGCGTTCGCCGATCCGGGTGTCGTAGCCGTCGGGGAGCGACCGGACGAACGCGTCGGCCTCGGCGGCTTCGGCGGCCGCGATCATCTCCGCTTCTGTCGCGTCGAACCGCCCGTACAGCAGGTTCTCACGAACCGTGCCGTCGAAGAGGAAGGTGTCCTGTGAGACGTAGCCGATGGCGTCCCGGAGACTGTCGAGCGTCACGTCCCGCACGTCGTGTCCGTCCACGCGGACCGCCCCCTCATCGACGTCGTACAGGCGGAGCAGGAGTTTCGCGGCAGTAGACTTCCCGGCGCCGGTCGGGCCGACGAACGCGACCGTCCGGCCGGGATCGACCGAGAACGAGACGTTCCGCAGGACTGGCTCGTCGCCGTAGCCGAAGGTCACGTCGTCGTACTCGACTTCGCCGCGCACCGCGTCGAGTGCCACGGCGTCCTCGCGGTCGGCGATGCGGGCTGGCTGGTCCTGCAGCGCGAAGATGCGCTCGCCGGAGGCGCGGGCGTTCTCGTAGCTGTTGACGATCCTCCCCATGCCGGCGAGGGGGTCGACGAATCGCTGGCTCATGAACAGGAACGTGACGAACTCGCCGACCAGCAGGTCGCCCGAGAACCCTGGCGGCGCGCCGACGACGAGCCAGTAGCCGCCGAGGGCGAACGTCGCGGCGAAGGAGACGCCCGCCAGCAGGTCCATCCCCGGTTGGTAGAGGTACTCCAGTTTGACGACGGCCCACGTCCGGAGGTACGACTCCCAGGAGGCGTCCTCGACGCGGTCGGTCTCGTAGTCGCCGGTGTTGGCGGTCTTGATGACCTCCATCCCGCCGACGTTCGCCTCGATGCGCCCGGTCAGGTCGCCGATGCTCGCTCGCAGGGCGCGGTAGAGCGGCCGGACCGTCCGCGTGAACCAGACCGTGAACGTCGCCAGCAAGGGGACCGCGACCAGCGTGACGAGGGCGA
This genomic window from Salinirubrum litoreum contains:
- a CDS encoding ABC transporter ATP-binding protein, which codes for MARLFSIYGRRDVHLFTLGVVTSILSRFAGLVPPLVLGVAIDATFGNGAAYRLPLVPTAWLPTEPVAQLWLSVGLIVGAFLLSVVFGWTQGVSLSLFSNRVQHRVRSDTYRAMQSLDMAFFDDKQTGQLLAVLGDDVRNLKSFLNGTVSGALQLVVTVVGIAALLFYLNWQLALVTLVAVPLLATFTVWFTRTVRPLYRALRASIGDLTGRIEANVGGMEVIKTANTGDYETDRVEDASWESYLRTWAVVKLEYLYQPGMDLLAGVSFAATFALGGYWLVVGAPPGFSGDLLVGEFVTFLFMSQRFVDPLAGMGRIVNSYENARASGERIFALQDQPARIADREDAVALDAVRGEVEYDDVTFGYGDEPVLRNVSFSVDPGRTVAFVGPTGAGKSTAAKLLLRLYDVDEGAVRVDGHDVRDVTLDSLRDAIGYVSQDTFLFDGTVRENLLYGRFDATEAEMIAAAEAAEADAFVRSLPDGYDTRIGERGVKLSGGQRQRLSLARAMLRDPAILVLDEATSAVDTETEAYIQRALTDLTADRTTVVIAHRLSTVRSADLIVVLDGGRIVERGTHDELVAAGGLYATLWAIQAGESDRDALAMLDDAGQ
- a CDS encoding helix-turn-helix transcriptional regulator codes for the protein MSNPLFDELLRTTEELASVVADDWQTAERLSTDDLLEVLRHRELLEALYDEPLDRTGLESRLDVSRATSHRFTRWLLDHGLAERRDGTFHLTGEGVALAEEVVRFERGVRTTRRLGPLLDAICPDHREFVVAPFADATVTTATPDDPHAPLSRFLSLLAGTETLRAFNTTHIVPPGLTGAYDRLFAETEVEVISLPDTVEHLRERFPERVQRASETGHLTLRTREALPYGLAVFDDRVAIAGYDEETGAIRVLVDTDSEIARQWAERVYESYRERSEPVAV
- a CDS encoding CBS domain-containing protein, with the translated sequence MFGDQERVTVRELMTDDIERVSAGASVGEVHEWLTENGYTAAPVARDDPPHLYVTRADLDEALPGATDDPVYKHAERVGLEDLVAPDAEFGELLAELEERPVYFVGWHGEVVGVVSRSDLNKPAAHAFLYTRVGELEMRLRDLVDAEADWEGTLATEPARDHDGCETEYDAVLQSYESYEDADIQLRPIDYTTFYQLQKCLRASPEAVEELPFADTDEADDAVDAIRNLRNHVAHYGNVVHNVDETYLNSGRNVHELSELYATMTETLEALRDWSDRETGERPVGQASD
- a CDS encoding SAM-dependent methyltransferase; this translates as MSSTTPSERGVQTTVSTDTEAFVERLVTAVAGAFDVYAVYLGDRLGFYRTLADAGPLTTTDLSEATDCHERYVREWCEQQAVTGVLTVDDPSLPATDRRFDLPDAFVEVLTDEESLQFLAPLAQVFVGAVHPIPQVAEAYRTGEGVPFSAFGHDMHEGQGRMNRPAFRHLLGTEWLPSLPDVDERLRRPGARVADIGLGHAHSAIGIAEAYPTVRVDGYDLDAESVRSARQHVAEAGLADRITVELRDAAGVSATETYDLVTAFECVHDTSDPVSVLRTMRELAGDEGTVLVMDERVGDAFGEEAEFDWLMYGWSILHCLPVGLVEEPAVGTGTVMRADTLREYAERAGFSAVEILPIETDFFRFYRLTP
- a CDS encoding CPCC family cysteine-rich protein, which translates into the protein MPRENPVSRERGHCPCCGYRTLPPGSPGSYEVCPVCYWLDDLLGFYYPESPNDYNHVSLATARENVRAYGACSPDVVDRTREPRENEARDPNWPYDERSRD
- a CDS encoding MBL fold metallo-hydrolase codes for the protein MEIQFLGGAGEVGRSAIAVDDSLLLDFGLLTGTRPQFPAGLSGGGGIGVDPDAVVVSHGHLDHVGAVPSLLSGDRRPPIHWTPPTAELTRLLARDTLKLHGGSYDCPFTEEEIRRLSEVSVRHGYRETFEAAGYEVTFYPAGHIPGSAHVLVSDGDTRLLYTADFHTDDQRLLSGTTDRPDADVVICESTYSDVLHDDRREIERRFAESLRTTVWEGGTVVVPAFAIGRTQEVMLVCEAHDIDCYVDGMGKRVTNLFRNYPDYVRDPEALRRAKSNARFVTGRDGQRKRIADQNTVIVTTSGMLSGGPAMTYIPEIRGRPTNKITMTGYQVEGTPGRDLLDTGSAEIDGRRMPVSAQVESYDFSAHADREGLLAFLDSYRESEVLVNHGDRCGAFAEELRADGYEASAPEFGETVEV